A single region of the Neisseriaceae bacterium genome encodes:
- the sucD gene encoding succinate--CoA ligase subunit alpha has translation MSILVDKNTKVLVQGFTGKNGTFHSEQAIAYGTNVVGGVTPGKGGQTHLGLPVFNTMQEAVAETKADTSVIYVPAPFVLDSIIEAVDAGIKLIVVITEGVPTLDMLIAKRYIDTVGNVRLIGPNCPGIITPGECKVGIMPGHIHIPGSVGIISRSGTLTYEAVGQTSKIGLGQSTCVGIGGDPIPGLNQIDVLELFEKDPKTKSIVLIGEIGGTAEEEAAEYIQSNVTKPVVGYIAGVTAPKGKRMGHAGAIISGGKGTAEEKFKAFEKAGVTYTRSPSEIGSTLLELLKSKGMA, from the coding sequence ATGAGTATTTTAGTTGATAAAAATACAAAAGTTTTGGTACAAGGATTCACAGGAAAGAATGGTACGTTCCACTCAGAACAAGCCATTGCTTATGGCACTAACGTAGTTGGGGGTGTGACTCCAGGAAAAGGAGGCCAAACTCATTTAGGCTTACCTGTTTTCAATACTATGCAGGAAGCAGTAGCAGAAACAAAAGCAGATACCTCAGTTATTTATGTTCCTGCACCTTTTGTATTAGACTCAATCATTGAAGCCGTTGATGCGGGTATTAAATTGATTGTTGTCATTACTGAGGGTGTTCCTACACTAGATATGTTGATTGCTAAGCGTTATATAGATACAGTTGGGAATGTCCGTTTAATCGGGCCTAACTGCCCAGGTATTATCACCCCTGGGGAATGCAAGGTAGGAATTATGCCTGGGCATATTCATATACCAGGCAGTGTTGGTATTATTTCTCGTTCCGGTACATTAACTTACGAAGCAGTTGGACAGACTAGTAAAATTGGTTTAGGTCAATCTACATGTGTTGGAATTGGTGGAGACCCTATTCCTGGTTTAAACCAAATTGATGTACTAGAGCTATTTGAAAAAGATCCTAAAACTAAATCTATTGTTTTAATTGGTGAAATTGGTGGTACCGCAGAAGAGGAGGCAGCCGAATATATTCAATCAAATGTTACCAAGCCGGTAGTAGGCTACATTGCAGGTGTTACCGCACCTAAAGGTAAAAGAATGGGGCATGCTGGTGCTATTATTTCAGGTGGTAAAGGAACAGCTGAAGAAAAATTTAAAGCATTTGAAAAAGCAGGAGTTACCTATACAAGAAGTCCATCAGAAATCGGTTCTACTTTACTGGAATTATTAAAATCCAAAGGAATGGCTTAA
- the sucC gene encoding ADP-forming succinate--CoA ligase subunit beta: MNLHEYQAKAILKRYGLPTQDGILATTPKEAGDAFDQLGGKFAVIKAQAHTGGRGKSGGVKIVKTREEAEQITGEMIGSRLVTYQTDANGLPVNSVLVCEDMYPVEREMYLGAVVDRSTRRVTFMASTEGGVEIEEVAAKTPEKIFKVVADPLVGLMPFEARKVAFKLGLKDKQITQFSKIMTGLYNAFVENDFSLVEINPLSVRKNGELSCVDAKIGIDSNALFRQQDIAELHDKSQENERELRASELGLNYVALEGNIGCMVNGAGLAMATMDIIKLYGGQPANFLDIGGGATKDRVIEAFKIILDDKSVEAVLINIFGGIVRCDMVAEAIIAAVKEINVTVPVVVRLEGNNADIGAKLLDESGLKVISANGLADAAEKVVTAAKQA, from the coding sequence ATGAATTTACATGAATATCAGGCAAAAGCGATATTAAAACGCTACGGTTTGCCAACACAAGATGGAATTCTAGCAACAACTCCTAAGGAAGCTGGTGATGCATTTGATCAACTAGGTGGTAAATTTGCTGTTATTAAAGCTCAAGCACATACAGGTGGGCGTGGCAAATCTGGCGGTGTTAAAATTGTAAAAACAAGAGAAGAAGCAGAACAAATCACTGGGGAAATGATTGGGAGCCGTTTGGTCACTTATCAAACTGATGCTAATGGATTACCTGTTAACTCAGTTCTTGTTTGTGAAGACATGTATCCGGTAGAACGGGAAATGTATTTAGGTGCTGTCGTTGATCGTTCTACACGTCGTGTGACTTTTATGGCTTCTACTGAAGGTGGTGTAGAAATTGAAGAAGTAGCGGCTAAAACCCCTGAAAAAATATTCAAAGTAGTCGCAGATCCATTAGTCGGTTTGATGCCTTTTGAGGCAAGGAAAGTTGCTTTTAAGTTAGGTTTAAAAGATAAACAAATTACTCAATTTTCAAAAATAATGACTGGCCTATATAACGCCTTTGTTGAAAATGACTTCTCTTTAGTAGAAATTAATCCATTATCTGTTCGTAAAAATGGGGAACTTTCGTGTGTAGATGCTAAAATTGGCATCGATTCTAACGCTTTATTTAGACAGCAAGATATAGCAGAGCTACATGATAAATCACAAGAAAATGAACGTGAACTAAGAGCTTCAGAACTTGGTTTGAATTATGTGGCTCTCGAAGGTAACATCGGTTGTATGGTTAATGGTGCTGGGCTGGCTATGGCTACCATGGACATTATCAAACTTTATGGTGGACAACCTGCTAACTTTTTAGATATTGGTGGTGGTGCAACTAAAGATCGTGTTATTGAAGCTTTTAAAATTATTCTTGATGACAAATCAGTTGAAGCAGTACTGATTAATATTTTTGGTGGAATCGTACGATGCGATATGGTTGCTGAAGCAATTATAGCTGCAGTCAAAGAAATTAATGTTACAGTGCCAGTTGTAGTAAGGCTTGAAGGTAATAATGCAGATATTGGTGCTAAATTATTAGACGAATCTGGCTTGAAAGTCATTTCTGCAAATGGATTAGCTGATGCTGCTGAAAAAGTAGTTACGGCAGCAAAACAAGCTTAA